One Natronococcus sp. CG52 DNA window includes the following coding sequences:
- a CDS encoding TVP38/TMEM64 family protein, which produces MFSVFIGYVFGFPSGVPLALFGTVLTCLPPFFVATRVDGTYLDWATVYGATFVDITGELRGMIAARLSPAPADAVSYGAGLTGVSTRIFALGTLIGEFPWAVFYVFLGQSLRTFSAAEIQQVDIRLVLLAAITSVLLIIRPIYGFLRNRGNQVSN; this is translated from the coding sequence GTGTTTTCGGTGTTCATCGGCTATGTATTCGGATTTCCATCTGGAGTCCCGTTAGCGTTGTTTGGTACCGTACTCACGTGCCTCCCTCCATTTTTTGTTGCGACTCGAGTTGACGGTACCTATCTCGACTGGGCTACAGTCTACGGAGCAACATTTGTCGATATAACCGGTGAGCTTCGAGGAATGATCGCTGCACGTCTTTCTCCAGCACCTGCCGATGCAGTTTCATATGGCGCCGGACTTACCGGTGTCTCAACACGAATATTTGCGCTTGGAACACTGATCGGTGAGTTCCCATGGGCGGTCTTCTATGTATTTCTCGGGCAATCACTCCGAACGTTTTCCGCAGCCGAAATACAGCAGGTCGATATTCGGCTCGTTCTTCTTGCTGCGATAACCTCTGTGCTACTCATCATCCGGCCTATCTACGGATTTCTCCGTAACCGAGGTAATCAGGTCAGTAATTGA
- a CDS encoding sensor histidine kinase — MTRWSPAMFTLGGRHVIITLGGLYIALAVGWALVQASLGTFLPSILVGSSFIGGFGFILFVGGYRLPQTDIHPNFYSFIAVRCLGGLGLIILILILYELQPAAGIENIDRSVLILTGFGTAAGFGVGRYDAQAKSRAREIELQNQKLQQIQDELEESNKRLEHFAYAASHDLQEPLRMISSYLQLIENRYANELDEDGEEFLEYAIDGSKRMKEMIDGLLEYSRVNTQGKPLEPVDLNDIVTDARKNLEIQIRESNADIECDELPRVNGDASQLRQLFQNLFSNAIEYSGDQPPRVDVFAERTGEKWKLSVRDDGIGIDPKDQDHIFDVFERLHSHEEHAGTGIGLALCKRITERHDGEIWVDSEPGEGATFSFTLPAVTA; from the coding sequence ATGACTCGTTGGAGTCCGGCCATGTTCACCCTTGGAGGGAGACACGTCATAATTACCCTCGGAGGTCTATACATCGCACTTGCCGTCGGATGGGCGCTTGTCCAAGCCTCTTTGGGGACGTTTCTTCCAAGTATTCTAGTTGGTTCTTCTTTTATAGGCGGTTTTGGTTTCATCCTTTTTGTTGGCGGATATAGATTGCCACAGACTGATATTCATCCAAATTTTTATTCTTTTATTGCAGTTCGCTGTCTCGGTGGACTTGGACTGATAATTCTCATCCTTATACTCTACGAACTCCAACCCGCTGCAGGGATTGAAAATATTGACCGATCTGTTCTGATACTCACAGGATTCGGCACTGCTGCCGGCTTCGGTGTGGGTAGATATGATGCGCAGGCAAAATCACGTGCCCGTGAAATCGAACTCCAAAACCAGAAACTACAGCAAATACAGGACGAGCTCGAAGAATCGAACAAGCGGCTCGAGCATTTCGCCTATGCTGCATCCCACGACTTACAGGAACCCCTGCGGATGATCTCGAGCTACCTGCAACTCATTGAGAATCGCTATGCTAATGAACTCGACGAGGATGGTGAGGAGTTCCTCGAGTACGCGATCGACGGCTCGAAGCGAATGAAAGAGATGATTGACGGACTACTCGAATACTCGCGCGTCAATACACAAGGGAAACCGCTCGAACCTGTCGATCTCAACGACATAGTTACCGACGCTCGCAAAAACCTCGAGATACAGATTAGGGAAAGCAACGCTGATATCGAATGTGATGAGTTGCCGCGTGTTAACGGTGATGCGAGCCAATTACGCCAGCTTTTCCAAAACCTCTTTTCTAATGCGATTGAGTACAGCGGTGACCAGCCTCCACGAGTCGATGTCTTTGCCGAACGAACTGGCGAGAAGTGGAAACTCTCGGTCCGTGACGACGGCATCGGGATTGACCCAAAGGACCAAGATCACATCTTCGATGTGTTCGAACGACTCCATAGCCACGAAGAGCACGCTGGAACCGGCATCGGACTGGCGCTCTGCAAGCGAATCACCGAACGTCACGACGGTGAGATCTGGGTTGACTCCGAACCTGGTGAGGGTGCAACGTTCTCGTTTACGCTACCGGCTGTGACTGCGTAA